The following coding sequences lie in one Spirosoma sp. KUDC1026 genomic window:
- the gltB gene encoding glutamate synthase large subunit, which yields MSDQVDQVTGTPEQHPQGFAQQDTSQSGLYRPEFEHDNCGIGFVAHIKGRKSHQIVSDALQMLRRMEHRGAVGSEPNSGDGAGLLIQLPHEFFVDETRKLGVHLPPALEYGVGMVYFPKDVWLREECRAILNRNMKKIGLELLCYRVVPVNNSDLGNGSRSAEPQMEQVFIKRPANITNAEDFERKLYILRNYSTRIINETVNGVDHFYFSSLSCRTITYKGQLTTLQLEPYFPDLQQEEVVSALGVVHSRFSTNTFPSWKLAQPFRYIAHNGEINTVRGNVNWMKAAEGLLESSKFTKDEMDMLLPICDPKQSDSANLDNAIELLVMSGRSLPHVMMMLIPEAWDGNEHMDPIRKAFYEFHAGLIEPWDGPASISFTDGRMVGATLDRNGLRPSRFWVTNDDIVIMASEVGVLDIDPSKVVSKGRLQPGKMFLVDMEQGRIVSDEEIKASISTRKPYQQWLDENKIRISDLEAPVRAYHKYEPAKLLRMQQAFGFTSEDLRMIIGPMVETGKEALGSMGTDVPLAVLSEQAQHMSHYFKQLFAQVTNPPIDSIRERSIMSLISFVGATYNLLSESPEHCRQVELEQPVLTTQEFDKLRFIDKPKFQAKTINCLFTADGDGKSLERALARICRYAEDAIQDGYSILVLSDRAIDSNHAPIPSLLATSAIHHYLIRQGLRGKIGIVVEAGDVWETHHVATLIGYGASGVNPYMAFETIANMKEKGLLQVDYDLDKLYKNYIKAVNGELLKIFSKMGISTLQSYQGAMIFECLGLNEDVVSRYFTGTVSRIGGMGLDEIAREILIRHSVAFPDSPAAAPRLEVGGIYQWKQRGEKHIFNPDTIHLLQQATQRNDYGIFKKYSQLINNQDQKAITLRGLLKFKTATPVPIDEVEPIESIFKRFATGAMSFGSISWEAHTTLAIAMNRIGGKSNSGEGGEDELRYKPLENGDSLNSAIKQVASGRFGVTSYYLTNAKELQIKMAQGAKPGEGGQLPGFKVDDWIGRTRHSTPGVGLISPPPHHDIYSIEDLAQLISDLKNANRDARISVKLVSEAGVGTIAAGVAKAHADHILISGHDGGTGASPLSSIRHAGLPWELGLAEAHQTLVRNKLRGRVTVQADGQMRTGRDLAIAALLGAEEFGVATAALVAAGCIMMRKCHLNTCPVGVATQNKELRALFTGKPEHVVNMFTFIAMELREIMAELGFRTINEMVGQAQMLELRSNLTHWKHKNLNLDALLYKGPTNLDVALFKQEEQNHYLDDVLDRKLIDVAQPALNSAESVYAEFRVQNIDRSIGTMLSNEISKRYGGPGLPDSTIHIKLRGTAGQSFGAFSTSGIKLELEGDANDYFGKGLCGSQLIVYPDRVATFKPEENSIVGNVSFYGATSGEAFIRGMAGERFCVRNSGAKVVVEGIGDHGLEYMTGGLAIILGATGRNFAAGMSGGVAYVYDQDGSFASKVNTEMVTLETLTDEDQSIVREYVEKHFQYTTSNVALALIQNWQEQLGKFVKVMPADFKQALAGRGISLADQIRDKNIVYQDITVDVTQG from the coding sequence ATGTCTGATCAGGTTGATCAAGTAACCGGAACACCGGAACAGCACCCACAGGGCTTCGCACAGCAAGACACGAGTCAATCGGGTCTTTATCGCCCCGAATTTGAACACGACAACTGCGGCATTGGCTTTGTTGCCCACATTAAAGGACGCAAATCGCACCAGATTGTATCCGACGCCTTACAGATGCTCCGCCGGATGGAGCACCGGGGGGCGGTTGGATCAGAACCCAATTCGGGCGATGGGGCGGGGTTGCTGATTCAGCTCCCGCACGAGTTTTTTGTCGATGAAACCCGCAAACTGGGCGTTCACCTGCCCCCCGCGCTGGAGTACGGCGTGGGTATGGTTTATTTTCCGAAGGATGTGTGGCTGCGCGAAGAATGCCGGGCCATTCTGAACCGGAACATGAAGAAAATCGGGCTGGAGCTGCTCTGCTACCGGGTTGTTCCGGTAAATAACAGTGATCTGGGTAACGGATCACGGTCGGCTGAGCCGCAGATGGAGCAGGTGTTTATCAAGCGTCCGGCCAACATTACCAATGCTGAAGATTTTGAACGCAAACTGTACATTCTGCGGAATTACAGCACCCGGATCATCAATGAAACGGTAAACGGCGTCGATCATTTCTATTTCTCCTCACTCTCCTGCCGGACCATTACGTACAAAGGCCAGCTGACAACGCTGCAACTGGAACCGTATTTCCCGGATCTTCAGCAGGAAGAGGTCGTGTCAGCGCTAGGTGTGGTGCATTCGCGCTTCTCGACCAACACATTCCCCTCCTGGAAACTGGCCCAGCCATTCCGGTATATCGCTCACAATGGCGAGATCAACACGGTACGGGGTAACGTCAACTGGATGAAAGCGGCTGAGGGTCTGCTCGAATCCAGCAAGTTCACGAAGGACGAGATGGACATGCTATTGCCCATCTGCGATCCCAAACAGTCGGACTCAGCCAACCTCGACAACGCCATCGAGTTACTCGTGATGAGTGGCCGTTCGCTGCCACACGTCATGATGATGCTCATTCCCGAAGCTTGGGATGGCAACGAGCACATGGACCCTATCCGGAAAGCGTTCTACGAATTCCACGCGGGCCTGATCGAACCCTGGGACGGTCCAGCGTCGATCTCGTTCACCGATGGCCGTATGGTAGGCGCTACCCTTGACCGGAACGGCCTGCGTCCGTCTCGCTTCTGGGTAACGAATGACGACATTGTCATTATGGCTTCCGAAGTGGGCGTACTGGATATTGATCCTTCAAAAGTAGTATCGAAAGGTCGTCTGCAGCCGGGTAAAATGTTCCTGGTCGATATGGAGCAGGGACGAATCGTTTCGGACGAGGAGATCAAAGCCAGCATCAGCACGCGGAAACCGTACCAGCAGTGGCTGGACGAGAATAAAATTCGAATTTCGGACCTGGAAGCGCCTGTTCGGGCGTACCACAAATACGAACCGGCTAAGTTGCTACGAATGCAGCAGGCATTCGGCTTTACGTCCGAGGACCTGCGCATGATTATCGGGCCAATGGTTGAGACGGGGAAAGAGGCCCTTGGCTCGATGGGCACCGACGTACCGCTGGCGGTTTTGTCGGAACAGGCTCAGCACATGAGTCATTACTTCAAGCAGTTGTTCGCCCAGGTAACCAACCCCCCAATCGACTCGATTCGAGAGCGGTCGATCATGTCGCTGATTTCGTTTGTTGGGGCTACCTACAACCTTCTCAGCGAGTCGCCGGAACACTGCCGTCAGGTCGAGCTGGAGCAACCTGTGCTAACGACGCAAGAGTTTGATAAGCTACGGTTTATTGATAAGCCAAAATTCCAGGCCAAGACCATCAACTGTCTCTTCACGGCCGACGGTGACGGTAAATCGCTGGAACGCGCGCTGGCCCGCATCTGCCGGTACGCGGAAGACGCCATCCAGGACGGTTACTCGATTCTGGTGCTGTCTGACCGGGCTATTGATTCGAACCACGCGCCGATCCCATCGCTGCTGGCTACGTCAGCCATTCACCACTATTTGATTCGGCAGGGACTACGCGGCAAAATTGGTATCGTGGTAGAAGCGGGCGACGTTTGGGAAACCCACCACGTAGCAACGCTGATCGGTTACGGCGCATCGGGAGTAAACCCCTACATGGCGTTCGAAACGATCGCCAACATGAAAGAAAAAGGCTTGCTGCAGGTTGATTACGACCTCGACAAGCTGTACAAGAACTATATCAAAGCAGTTAACGGCGAGTTACTCAAGATCTTTTCGAAGATGGGGATCTCGACCTTACAGTCATACCAGGGCGCTATGATTTTCGAGTGCCTAGGTCTTAACGAAGATGTGGTGAGCCGGTACTTTACCGGTACGGTATCACGCATCGGCGGTATGGGGCTGGACGAAATCGCGCGGGAAATTCTGATCCGGCACAGCGTTGCCTTCCCGGATTCGCCGGCGGCAGCACCTCGCCTGGAAGTAGGCGGCATTTACCAGTGGAAGCAAAGGGGCGAAAAACACATTTTCAATCCCGACACCATCCACCTGCTCCAACAGGCTACCCAGCGGAACGATTACGGCATCTTTAAAAAGTATTCGCAGCTGATCAATAATCAGGATCAGAAAGCGATTACGTTACGTGGACTGTTGAAGTTTAAAACGGCAACGCCCGTTCCGATCGACGAAGTTGAGCCCATCGAGAGTATCTTCAAACGGTTCGCGACGGGCGCTATGTCCTTCGGTTCGATCTCGTGGGAAGCACACACCACCCTGGCTATTGCCATGAACCGCATCGGCGGTAAAAGCAACTCGGGCGAAGGTGGCGAAGATGAACTGCGGTATAAACCCCTAGAAAACGGCGACAGCCTGAACTCGGCGATCAAACAGGTTGCCTCGGGTCGTTTCGGCGTAACGAGCTATTACCTGACCAACGCGAAGGAGCTACAGATTAAAATGGCGCAGGGCGCGAAGCCCGGCGAGGGTGGTCAGCTTCCGGGCTTTAAAGTCGACGACTGGATTGGTCGGACACGGCACTCGACCCCTGGTGTGGGTCTGATTTCGCCCCCGCCCCACCATGATATTTATTCGATCGAGGATTTAGCGCAGCTGATCTCCGACCTGAAGAATGCCAACCGCGATGCCCGTATCAGCGTGAAGCTGGTATCGGAAGCTGGTGTGGGTACGATTGCAGCCGGGGTAGCGAAAGCCCACGCCGACCATATCCTGATCTCGGGACACGATGGCGGTACGGGCGCTTCTCCTCTGTCGTCGATCCGCCACGCGGGTTTGCCCTGGGAGCTGGGTCTTGCTGAAGCCCATCAGACGCTGGTCCGTAACAAACTACGGGGCCGCGTAACGGTGCAGGCCGATGGTCAGATGCGCACCGGTCGCGACCTAGCGATTGCCGCCCTGCTAGGTGCCGAAGAATTCGGTGTGGCCACGGCCGCGCTGGTAGCTGCGGGCTGTATCATGATGCGGAAGTGTCACCTGAATACTTGTCCGGTTGGGGTAGCCACGCAGAATAAAGAGCTGCGGGCGCTGTTCACCGGTAAGCCGGAGCATGTCGTGAATATGTTCACGTTCATTGCCATGGAACTCCGTGAGATCATGGCCGAACTGGGTTTCCGCACGATCAACGAAATGGTTGGCCAGGCACAGATGCTCGAACTCCGGTCGAACCTGACGCACTGGAAACATAAGAACCTCAACCTGGATGCGCTGCTCTACAAAGGGCCAACCAACCTGGATGTAGCCCTGTTCAAACAGGAAGAACAAAATCACTACTTGGACGACGTACTGGATCGCAAGCTGATCGACGTAGCGCAACCCGCACTGAACTCAGCCGAGTCGGTTTATGCCGAATTCCGGGTGCAGAATATCGACCGCAGCATCGGCACGATGCTGTCAAACGAAATTTCGAAACGGTACGGCGGACCGGGTTTACCCGATAGCACGATTCATATCAAACTGCGCGGAACAGCCGGTCAGAGCTTTGGGGCGTTCAGCACGAGCGGTATCAAACTCGAACTCGAAGGTGACGCCAATGATTACTTCGGCAAAGGTCTGTGTGGATCGCAGCTAATCGTATACCCTGACCGGGTTGCGACGTTCAAGCCGGAAGAAAACAGCATTGTCGGTAACGTATCGTTCTACGGCGCTACGTCGGGCGAAGCGTTCATTCGCGGTATGGCCGGCGAGCGGTTCTGCGTTCGGAACTCCGGTGCCAAAGTCGTTGTCGAAGGGATCGGTGATCACGGCCTCGAATACATGACGGGGGGGCTCGCCATCATCCTGGGCGCTACGGGCCGTAACTTCGCGGCTGGTATGTCGGGGGGCGTTGCCTACGTGTACGATCAGGACGGTTCGTTTGCCTCGAAAGTCAATACTGAAATGGTGACGCTGGAAACGCTGACCGACGAAGACCAGAGTATCGTCCGGGAATACGTCGAAAAACATTTCCAGTACACGACCAGTAACGTGGCGTTGGCCCTGATCCAGAACTGGCAGGAGCAGCTTGGCAAATTCGTGAAGGTCATGCCGGCCGATTTCAAGCAGGCGCTGGCGGGTCGCGGCATTTCCCTGGCCGACCAGATCCGCGACAAGAACATCGTCTATCAGGACATCACCGTCGACGTAACGCAGGGGTAA
- the folP gene encoding dihydropteroate synthase gives MNKTTKKTLNCRGRLIELANGSTPPAVMGILNVTPDSFFATSRVAIDTSLEAAARMLTDGATFLDIGGYSTRPGAAPVEASEETDRVLPVIEAILAEFPDALLSIDTFRADVARQAVGAGACLVNDVAGGTLDPIMFETVAGLGVPYVLMHMRGTPQTMQTMTNYQNVTLDVIDELAIRLAELRALGQNDVILDPGFGFAKTPVQNFELLSHLSSFRVFDEPLLVGLSRKTTIWKTLGITADQALNGTTALNTVVLMKGATMLRVHDVREAVEAVKLTQQLTFF, from the coding sequence ATGAACAAAACTACGAAGAAAACCCTGAACTGCCGGGGGCGACTCATCGAATTAGCGAACGGAAGTACCCCGCCCGCCGTCATGGGGATTCTGAACGTAACGCCCGATTCTTTTTTTGCTACGAGCCGGGTCGCCATCGACACCAGCCTGGAAGCGGCTGCCCGGATGCTGACCGATGGCGCTACGTTCCTTGACATTGGCGGTTACTCGACCCGACCCGGAGCCGCTCCGGTTGAAGCGAGCGAAGAAACTGATCGGGTTCTTCCGGTCATCGAAGCTATCCTCGCTGAATTCCCGGACGCGCTCCTGTCCATTGATACGTTCCGGGCCGATGTGGCGCGGCAGGCCGTTGGTGCGGGGGCGTGTCTGGTCAATGATGTTGCCGGTGGCACCCTTGATCCGATCATGTTCGAAACAGTAGCGGGCCTAGGCGTGCCGTACGTACTTATGCACATGCGCGGAACACCACAGACGATGCAGACGATGACCAATTACCAGAACGTAACGCTCGATGTCATCGATGAGCTGGCCATCCGGCTGGCAGAACTACGAGCCTTAGGGCAGAACGATGTTATTCTTGACCCCGGGTTTGGTTTTGCAAAGACACCCGTGCAAAATTTTGAACTATTGAGTCATCTCAGTTCATTCCGGGTATTCGACGAGCCGCTACTGGTGGGGCTTTCCCGCAAAACAACCATCTGGAAAACGCTGGGAATCACGGCCGATCAGGCCCTGAATGGCACTACTGCGTTAAACACAGTAGTCCTGATGAAAGGGGCCACCATGCTGCGGGTTCACGACGTTCGAGAAGCTGTAGAAGCTGTCAAACTAACGCAGCAGCTAACTTTTTTTTAG
- a CDS encoding DUF1599 domain-containing protein produces the protein MTVAKTETEYRDIVQRCKSLFLKKNQDYGTAWRILRLPSITDQLFIKAQRIRTLQETGVSKVGEGVEPEFVGIVNYCVMALIQLQLRGDTRTDIPTDELEALYDQQMGQVMDLLFAKNHDYGEAWRSMRISSMTDIILMKLLRTKQIEDNQGNTLVSEGVDANYMDMINYAVFCLIKMQAE, from the coding sequence ATGACAGTAGCAAAAACGGAAACCGAATATCGGGACATCGTCCAGCGTTGCAAAAGTTTGTTCCTTAAAAAAAATCAGGACTACGGTACCGCATGGCGCATACTTCGCCTGCCCAGTATCACCGATCAGCTGTTTATCAAGGCCCAGCGAATCCGTACGCTTCAGGAAACGGGCGTCAGCAAAGTGGGTGAGGGGGTGGAACCCGAATTTGTAGGTATCGTCAACTACTGCGTAATGGCGCTGATCCAGCTTCAACTCCGGGGGGATACGCGCACGGATATTCCAACGGACGAGCTGGAAGCTCTCTACGATCAGCAGATGGGTCAGGTAATGGATCTGCTGTTTGCCAAGAACCACGATTACGGCGAAGCGTGGCGCTCGATGCGGATCAGCTCGATGACGGATATTATTCTGATGAAGCTGCTACGTACCAAACAGATTGAAGACAACCAGGGGAACACGCTGGTGTCGGAGGGCGTTGACGCTAATTATATGGATATGATTAACTACGCCGTTTTCTGTTTGATCAAAATGCAGGCGGAGTAG
- a CDS encoding BT_3928 family protein, translating to MQTAAPAPKIKTGTQPMLIAAQIARVVVGVVFIFSGLIKLNDPVGTQIKFEEYFEVFAQDLPLLHDFFMGLVPFTLAMSVLFCAAEVILGVALLAGYKPKVTVWLLFFLIAFFTFLTFYSAYFNRVTDCGCFGDAIKLKPWHSFYKDVVLSVLILFIIGHRNRLKARPTGWLVGLTTALTLGLGVYAVMFLPPIDMLPYAVGKSIPAGMQPSEPLRYEYIMEKDGKQVKLDKYPTEPGYAFKEMVLVNEGARPKITDYRIWTDGSELESDFTQESFKGNKLFIIVKNTKDIDAGSIPAIRSLAEGLKGSTVSPYILTSTSDAEIQAFRKEFQLENVPYYKADATVLKTIMRSNPGTWLLSNGVVRGKWHYNKTPDAEEVKKIVNE from the coding sequence ATGCAAACTGCTGCTCCCGCTCCTAAAATCAAAACCGGTACCCAACCGATGCTTATTGCCGCCCAGATTGCCCGTGTGGTGGTGGGTGTTGTCTTTATTTTCTCGGGTTTGATCAAATTAAATGACCCCGTAGGAACGCAGATTAAATTCGAAGAGTATTTCGAAGTATTTGCGCAGGATCTGCCATTGCTGCACGATTTCTTCATGGGGCTGGTGCCATTCACGCTGGCTATGTCCGTACTGTTCTGTGCGGCCGAGGTGATCCTGGGCGTTGCGCTGCTGGCAGGCTATAAACCCAAAGTGACTGTCTGGCTGCTCTTTTTCCTGATCGCTTTTTTCACGTTCCTGACATTCTATTCGGCCTATTTCAACCGGGTGACCGACTGTGGCTGTTTTGGTGATGCAATCAAGCTCAAACCCTGGCATTCATTCTACAAGGACGTTGTATTGTCGGTGCTGATTCTGTTTATAATTGGGCACCGTAACCGGCTTAAAGCCCGGCCAACGGGCTGGCTCGTTGGCCTGACTACCGCCTTAACCCTCGGTCTGGGTGTCTACGCGGTCATGTTCCTGCCGCCAATCGATATGCTGCCGTACGCCGTAGGGAAAAGTATTCCGGCAGGTATGCAGCCCTCCGAGCCACTCCGCTATGAATACATTATGGAGAAAGACGGCAAACAGGTTAAGCTGGACAAATACCCTACGGAACCCGGTTATGCGTTCAAGGAAATGGTGCTGGTGAATGAAGGCGCCCGGCCCAAAATTACGGATTATCGGATCTGGACCGATGGGAGCGAGCTGGAAAGCGATTTCACGCAGGAGTCGTTCAAGGGAAACAAGCTGTTCATCATTGTTAAAAATACAAAAGACATTGACGCGGGAAGCATTCCTGCCATCCGCTCGCTGGCAGAAGGGCTCAAAGGCTCAACCGTATCGCCCTACATCCTGACCTCGACGAGCGACGCTGAGATCCAGGCGTTCCGCAAAGAGTTTCAATTAGAAAACGTACCGTACTACAAAGCCGACGCCACCGTACTGAAGACGATCATGCGTTCAAATCCCGGCACCTGGCTGTTGAGCAACGGTGTCGTTCGCGGCAAATGGCATTACAACAAAACCCCGGACGCGGAGGAGGTGAAAAAAATTGTGAATGAGTAG
- a CDS encoding shikimate kinase, translating to MKNIFLIGMPSSGKSTLGKRIADSLQCRFVDTDKLIVRDEGRSIAEIFAESGEAYFREAEQNILRTILPGNSLVISTGGGMPCFHDNMTYINATGISIFLDVPVEVLAQRIIDHAQGDRPHYNHADPELIESLRKRYVDRLPFYSQANVVVTGETQEDEILRRLGEWL from the coding sequence ATGAAAAACATCTTTCTAATTGGAATGCCGTCGTCCGGTAAGAGCACGCTGGGGAAGCGGATTGCGGATAGTTTGCAATGTCGGTTTGTCGATACGGATAAGCTGATTGTCCGGGACGAGGGGCGTTCCATCGCCGAAATCTTTGCTGAATCGGGCGAAGCTTATTTCCGGGAGGCTGAGCAGAACATCCTCCGGACGATTCTGCCAGGTAACAGTCTGGTGATCTCGACGGGCGGGGGCATGCCCTGCTTCCACGATAACATGACGTACATTAATGCTACAGGCATTTCCATCTTTCTGGACGTACCCGTAGAGGTACTGGCTCAGCGAATTATCGACCACGCGCAGGGGGATCGACCCCATTACAATCATGCCGATCCCGAGCTGATCGAAAGCCTTCGGAAACGCTACGTCGACCGGCTTCCCTTCTATAGTCAGGCCAACGTGGTTGTAACGGGAGAAACCCAGGAAGACGAAATTCTGCGTCGGCTCGGTGAGTGGCTGTAG
- the proS gene encoding proline--tRNA ligase translates to MAKAIPSRSENYSEWYNELIKRADLAENSAVRGCMVIKPYGFSIWEKMQRALDDMFKETGHSNAYFPLFIPKSYLSKEASHVEGFAKECAVVTHYRLKNAEDGSGVIVDPEAKLEEELIVRPTSETVIWSTYKNWIQSYRDLPLLINQWANVVRWEMRTRIFLRTSEFLWQEGHTAHATSEEAQAETRQMLDIYAQFAEEWMAVPVVRGTKTANERFAGADDTLCIEAMMQDGKALQAGTSHFLGQNFAKAFDVQFLNKQNQLDYVWGTSWGVSTRLMGALIMAHSDDDGLVLPPKLAPIQVVIVPIYRTDEQLEAISAKIKPLIQELRKAGVSVKYDDSDANKPGWKFAEYELRGVPVRLAMGARDLENGTVEIARRDLKSKETVPFDGLTERIKNLLDDIQRTIYEKAFAFRQENTFKVDTREQFDEQIEKGGFLLAHWDGTSETEEAIKEATKATIRCIPFDQEPEEGVDFFSGKPSKGRVVFARAY, encoded by the coding sequence ATGGCCAAAGCAATTCCATCCCGTAGCGAAAACTACTCCGAATGGTATAACGAACTCATTAAACGGGCCGATCTGGCCGAAAACTCTGCCGTACGCGGTTGTATGGTAATTAAACCGTATGGTTTTTCGATCTGGGAAAAAATGCAGCGCGCCCTGGACGATATGTTCAAGGAAACGGGGCACAGCAATGCCTATTTCCCGCTCTTTATTCCCAAATCGTACCTCAGCAAAGAAGCCTCGCACGTGGAGGGTTTTGCTAAAGAATGTGCCGTAGTAACGCACTATCGGCTAAAAAACGCCGAGGATGGTTCCGGCGTGATCGTCGATCCGGAGGCTAAACTGGAAGAAGAACTGATCGTACGGCCAACGTCGGAAACGGTGATCTGGAGTACGTACAAAAACTGGATTCAGTCGTACCGCGACCTGCCGCTACTCATTAACCAGTGGGCCAACGTAGTACGCTGGGAAATGCGGACGCGGATCTTCCTGCGCACGTCGGAGTTCCTGTGGCAGGAAGGCCATACCGCTCACGCTACATCGGAAGAAGCACAGGCCGAAACCCGCCAGATGCTGGACATCTACGCGCAGTTTGCCGAAGAATGGATGGCGGTGCCGGTGGTACGGGGCACCAAAACAGCTAATGAGCGGTTCGCCGGCGCTGACGATACGTTATGCATTGAAGCTATGATGCAGGATGGCAAAGCACTCCAGGCCGGGACATCGCACTTTCTGGGACAAAACTTCGCCAAAGCGTTCGACGTGCAGTTTCTCAACAAACAGAATCAGCTGGACTACGTCTGGGGTACGTCCTGGGGGGTTAGTACCCGGCTGATGGGCGCGCTCATCATGGCACACTCGGATGACGATGGACTGGTGCTGCCACCGAAACTGGCGCCAATCCAGGTGGTGATCGTGCCGATCTACCGCACCGATGAACAACTGGAAGCGATCTCGGCGAAAATCAAACCCCTGATTCAGGAACTGCGCAAAGCGGGTGTCTCGGTGAAATACGATGACTCGGATGCGAATAAGCCCGGCTGGAAATTCGCCGAATACGAACTGCGCGGGGTTCCCGTCCGGCTGGCGATGGGGGCCCGTGATCTGGAAAACGGAACGGTCGAAATCGCCCGGCGTGATCTGAAAAGTAAGGAAACGGTACCGTTCGACGGGCTGACTGAGCGCATTAAAAACCTGCTTGACGACATTCAGCGGACGATTTACGAAAAAGCCTTCGCTTTCCGGCAGGAGAATACATTCAAGGTCGACACGCGGGAACAGTTTGACGAGCAGATCGAAAAAGGAGGATTTCTGCTGGCACACTGGGATGGTACGTCCGAAACGGAAGAAGCCATTAAAGAAGCCACTAAGGCGACAATCCGTTGTATTCCGTTTGATCAGGAACCCGAAGAAGGCGTTGATTTCTTCTCGGGTAAACCGTCGAAGGGACGGGTGGTATTTGCGCGGGCCTACTAA
- a CDS encoding PadR family transcriptional regulator: MDATGNEFLRGTLKTIVLKLLAEQPPVGRGSLYGYEITQAVKERTKGEITLSFGSLYPVLHKLEQEGYLVSYAREVDGRIRKYYSLTPTGTQAAARKVSDFERFVEAMRTLLAPPPGLVPGH; this comes from the coding sequence ATGGACGCAACAGGCAACGAGTTTCTGCGGGGAACGCTCAAAACCATCGTGTTAAAATTACTGGCCGAGCAGCCGCCCGTTGGTCGGGGGAGCCTGTATGGCTATGAGATTACCCAGGCGGTTAAAGAGCGGACAAAAGGAGAAATTACGCTATCCTTCGGCTCCCTGTACCCCGTTTTGCATAAACTTGAGCAGGAAGGTTATCTGGTTTCGTACGCCCGAGAGGTAGATGGCCGGATCCGAAAATATTATTCCCTTACCCCTACGGGTACCCAGGCGGCCGCCCGGAAGGTGTCTGACTTCGAGCGCTTTGTCGAAGCCATGCGCACCCTGCTGGCGCCCCCTCCCGGCCTGGTTCCCGGTCACTGA
- a CDS encoding thioredoxin family protein → MTVPSPLITPDLIASALTYEQYITLSAERLAQGLTTSEEASYNTDEIVGYARLNLARMSRLDRQITLLPEVTAALTEVPESWIWLVLTESWCGDAAQVVPVLHQMAMASSQVEIRFLLRDKHPVVMNVYLTNGGKSIPKLICLRKSDLTKELGTWGPRPAALQSLMNDWKVEQVPFQEVIERAQRWYNTDRTLSLQRELLPCIASWSEVSV, encoded by the coding sequence ATGACAGTACCTTCTCCACTTATTACGCCCGACCTGATTGCGTCGGCACTGACCTACGAACAGTACATTACTTTGTCGGCCGAGCGGCTGGCGCAGGGGCTAACCACATCTGAAGAAGCGAGTTATAATACCGATGAAATCGTGGGATACGCCCGGCTGAACCTGGCCCGAATGAGCCGGCTCGACCGGCAGATAACGCTGTTGCCGGAGGTTACAGCTGCCCTGACGGAAGTGCCGGAATCCTGGATCTGGCTGGTACTGACCGAATCGTGGTGCGGGGATGCCGCCCAGGTCGTTCCGGTGCTACACCAGATGGCCATGGCATCGTCACAGGTCGAAATCCGCTTCCTGCTGCGGGATAAACACCCGGTGGTGATGAATGTATACCTGACAAACGGTGGTAAATCAATCCCGAAACTGATCTGTCTGCGCAAATCGGATCTGACGAAGGAGCTGGGCACGTGGGGGCCAAGACCAGCCGCATTACAGTCGCTGATGAACGACTGGAAAGTTGAGCAGGTGCCGTTTCAGGAGGTTATTGAGCGGGCGCAGCGCTGGTATAATACGGACCGGACACTTTCCCTTCAGCGTGAACTTTTGCCCTGCATTGCCAGTTGGTCAGAAGTTAGCGTGTAG
- a CDS encoding peptidylprolyl isomerase has protein sequence MAQAKSGDTVQVHYTGTLTDGTIFDSSEGRTPLEFTVGSGQVIKGFDDGVAGMNPGEKKTINIPVEDAYGPANEDMIFTLNRSDIPADIPLEVGATLNMHEDGNPRPIPVIVRDLTETTVTLDANHPLAGQDLIFEVELVGVK, from the coding sequence ATGGCACAAGCAAAATCCGGCGACACCGTTCAGGTGCATTATACCGGTACCCTGACCGACGGGACTATCTTTGATTCATCCGAGGGACGTACTCCACTGGAATTTACGGTGGGTAGTGGACAGGTCATCAAAGGCTTTGATGATGGCGTTGCCGGTATGAATCCAGGGGAGAAAAAAACAATAAATATTCCCGTTGAGGATGCATACGGCCCCGCAAACGAAGATATGATCTTTACGCTGAACCGCTCGGATATTCCGGCCGATATTCCGCTGGAAGTGGGCGCTACGCTGAACATGCACGAAGACGGCAACCCCCGGCCTATTCCGGTTATTGTCCGGGATCTGACGGAAACAACCGTAACGCTGGATGCCAACCATCCGCTGGCGGGTCAGGACCTGATCTTCGAAGTTGAACTGGTAGGGGTTAAATAA